A window of Clostridium taeniosporum genomic DNA:
TCATTATCGCAACCAATAGATAGAAATATTTCTTTATAAATTATTTCTGTTTACAAGTAATAAAAACATACTTATTGATGAATACTATTAATAAGGAGTGTGATTTTATGAAAGCATTAGATTATATTGCGCTTATTTTAGTTATTATAGGTGCAATTAATTGGGGTTTGATTGGATTTTTTCAAATAAATATAGTAGATATCTTATTTGGATATGCTACAATTTTTAGCAGAACAGTCTATTCTTTAGTTGGAATAGCTGGAGTATATTCTCTTTCTTTTTTTACAAAAGAAAGAGTTACTGCATAAATTAATTTTAAGCATCATTCCTTTCAGGAAGGATTTGATGCTTAATTTTTATATTAATTTAAGAAAAATTAATGTAAAATTAATCTTTTTATAGTATATAATATTTAAGTTATATACTATAATTTAAATGTTACATTAGGAGGTATTATGCATATATTGAATAATTTTAGCTTATATAATTTAATTTACTTTTTTATGATATATTCTTTTTTAGGATGGTGCGTAGAAATAAGTTATGCTTATAAAAATAATCATTATTTTATAAATAGAGGATTTTTATATGGTCCATTTTGCCCTATTTATGGTTTTGGAATTGTTTTTATGTTAGTTACATTACATAATTTCACAGATAACTTATTGTTGTTATTTATTTTAGCTACATTATTGACTTCATTTATAGAGTATCTAACTGGTTTTATTTTAGAAAAAGTCTTTAAATCAAAATGGTGGGATTATACTGAAGACCCTTTTAATCTTCATGGAAGAATTTGTCTTGGTTTTTCACTGCTTTGGGGTGCTGCATCTGTAATAGTTATTAAAATTCTTCATCCTATAATTGAATACTTAATTGATAATTTGCCTATAACTATCGGAACATATATTTTTCATATTATAATAATCTATTTTATTATTGATTTTATTTTCACTATAAATTCTTTAGTTGATTTCAAAAATCTTCTAATTAAACTTCAAACTGATAAAAGTGGTTTACTAGAAAAATGTATAGAATTTATATCTTTTACTAAAAAGAAAGCTAGTAATAAATCAAAAAACTTAGAAGCTAAATTTTCAAAATTTATCTTAAAATTAAATCACATAAGATTAATCAAATCTTTTCCAAATGTTTCTTCAAAATCATTTGATTCAATTCTAAAACCATTAAAAGAAAAGATACTAAAAAAAGATTAAAAATCTTTTTTTAGTATCTTTTAATTTTATATTGATATTATAATTTTTTAATTTCTTCAAATAATTCCAATGCTGCTTTCTTAGGACCGTTCTTTTCTTCTCCACATATTCCTAAACAAGTTTTTATTTGTCCAACCTTAACATATTCTGATTTAAACATAAAATTAAAATATTTTTCTATAAGTATATTAGTTTCATCTTGTTTTTGAACTGGACCAAATGGATTTGCAAAAAATGATTCTACTAGACCTTTCTCACTTGTAGTTCCCTTTGCCATTCTTGCACCTGAACTAAATACTTTTATAGCTTCTTCTACAGAATTAAAATATTCTAAATGTTTTTCATTTTCTTTTACATCTTCATAATTATTTGCATAAAAGAAGAAATCTACTTTATATCCTTCCATTATTTCTTTATAAGATGCTACTGGCATAACTAATCTAGCATTTACCTTATCAGGATTCATAAATATACTTCTATCCATTTCTTTAAATGCATAACCTTGATCTAAATCATCTAATCTAACAAATGCTCCTATTTCTGTTCCATACCCTTTAATTGTGCCATCTTCTAATTTAAAAGTTCCCATATCATCAAATATTATAGTCATATCAGATATATAATCTTCACTTAAACTTCTAAATGCCTCTAAACTTTCAGATTTCCCTGCGCCACTATCTCCCATAATAACAACATTAGCCGTTTTTCCATTTTTTAATATAATATTTACCATAGCTCCATGGATTGGTAAATATCCTTTTTTAATCATTATTAAATTGTGAAGAGTTAATGACATTTTCTTCATGTATCCAAAATAGTCAATTTTATCTGAATGATTTATATATCCAAGCATTATATCATTCTTTGTATCATTATAAAAT
This region includes:
- a CDS encoding DUF378 domain-containing protein → MKALDYIALILVIIGAINWGLIGFFQINIVDILFGYATIFSRTVYSLVGIAGVYSLSFFTKERVTA
- a CDS encoding putative ABC transporter permease, with the protein product MHILNNFSLYNLIYFFMIYSFLGWCVEISYAYKNNHYFINRGFLYGPFCPIYGFGIVFMLVTLHNFTDNLLLLFILATLLTSFIEYLTGFILEKVFKSKWWDYTEDPFNLHGRICLGFSLLWGAASVIVIKILHPIIEYLIDNLPITIGTYIFHIIIIYFIIDFIFTINSLVDFKNLLIKLQTDKSGLLEKCIEFISFTKKKASNKSKNLEAKFSKFILKLNHIRLIKSFPNVSSKSFDSILKPLKEKILKKD